The DNA segment AATGCCATCGATCGTAATCGGAATATTACTGTTGGTCGGGTCCAGCATGACAGTCGTAATACTTTGAACAATCGTATCCTTCTGCATATCTGTTCCCATAAAGGTATCCATACCAAACTCAAAAAACTCCCATACAACTCCAATCGTCATGGAAAAGCAAAACGCAACCAGCGTCATGAAAACCGGTGATAAACGAAATTGGAGACGGTCATCATTATTTAACAAATCCACCAGTGAGAAACCGATTGCAGCAGCCAGAAACCCGTTCAGCGTGTGCAGAATCGTATCCCACATAGGGAATAAAATATAGAAGGATTGTATTTCACCCAATATCTCTGCAGAAAAGATAAACAGCAGGATGATGATTTCCAATGCTGTCGGCAGTTCGATTTTCAGCTCCACTTGTAAAAAGCTGGGAACTATAAAAAGAATCAGTGTCAGCAGACATAAGAATACATTTTCAAAATTGCGATTAAAAATCTGAAGAATCATTACAACAATAACGAGTGCACGCAGTGTCAGATAAACAAGAAATGATTTTCTGTGTTCCTTAATTTCCATATCAATAGCTTTTTTCATGGTCTGATATTTTTTTCGCATAGAACACCTCCTGAATTTTTTATTACAATCATATATAATTCTGAAGGAAATTTCAACAATTCTTTTAAAATATCAGATAATTACCATGTTTTAATTCTACTCGATATGCTTTTGCACCAGAGATGAGAATGCAGGATAAGTTTCCGCCATGTATGGATACTCATCGATTGCAAGAATAACCTTTTCATTAACTTTTGTATCTATAAAGTCTAATATACCTTCTATGCTTTGAAAGGAAGGAATAGAGAGTCCTGGAAGATAATAATTCGTGACTGCATTTGATAAACCTCGAATATTACTTTTTAAATCAGATTCAACCGCCATCATATAGTAAATACTTTTTCTCCTTTACAAAATTCGTTTATGAGCGTTGATTTTCCAACTCTTCTCCTTCCATAAATAACAGCAAATTCAAAGGTATTACTGTTATACATTTCATCAAGTCTGTTTAACTCCTGTTTTCTTCCTATAAACATAATTGCCTCCATATATTACTAAGTTATGACTTAGTAAGTTATAACTTAGTAATATACCATGCTTTATGAATTGTCAATACAAAGAATATTCATAATCTTCCATAAATTATTATAGAAATTCATTCACATATGAAAGTTATTGATACTATATAATTCAATTCCATATCATATGGGTATTTTCTATGTGAGCAATCAAAGTATTTAGATAATCATAAAATATCCTGTTACGATTACCATAACAGGATATTTCCCTATAAGATTATTTGTTACTTTGCTTCATTTAAGTCCTGTTTCAATCCGGAAGAAACATATTGCTCTGCCTTCCATGCTTTATCTGCACATCCCAGAATTTTAATGAAATGCTTTGCTGTCTCCTTATATCCTTCTTGCAGCATCGGCATTAAGGCATAGATATTATTACCCTCCATACCGACCTCCTGTATTTTATTATATGCTCCGCGGAACAAGTCATTCGCTACATTTACTTTACTGATACCAAGACGGCATGCTGTTGCCAGATTCTCATCACCGGTACCGCTGCCACCATGTAACACCAATGGTACCGGAACTTTTTCTGCCAGCTCTTTCAAAAGATCAAGACGAAGCTTTGGCTTTCCTTTGTAAACACCATGTGCAGAACCGATGGCCACAGCTAGACAGTCAACGCCTGTCTCCTCCACATACCGCACTGCTTCATCCGGCTGCGTTAAGGCCGCAATTCCATCCACAGCATAATTCTCACCGACACCGACATGACCTAGCTCTGCCTCTACACCGACACCTGCAGCATGTGCAATTTTCACAAGCTCCTTCACCTGTGCAACATTTTCTGCATATGGAAGAGAGGAGCGATCCACCATGATTGTGTGAAAGCCGGCATGAATTCCTTTTACTGCATCCTCAAAGGTTGCACTGTGATCCAATATAAACGCTACCGGTACGCTCGCTTTTATCGCAAAATCATGAAGCATGCGGCCAAAATACTGCATATCCTTATTATGTCCCCAGCCACATAGCATGATCAAGGGGGCATTCATTTCCTCTGCTGCTTCCACGCATGCTCTCAATGAAAGCTCATCTACAGCTGACAATGCCGGTACTCCGTAATGTCCCTCTTTTGCCCGCTGCAGAATTTCTGCCATACTTACTAACATCTTATATTCCTCCTTATGTTAAAATGTGATAATAATTCGAAATGTATCCGGACGTATTGCTGCTTCAAATGCTTCCTGTGCCTGTTCGCACGGATATACTCCGGAAACCAGCTTTTCCGGGTCAATCAATCCTTTGCTTAACATATTGACCGCCCGCTGAAAGGAACGTACACTTGGACTTACTGCTCCTGTAATAACCGTTTCACTGGAATGCAGCCAGTTTGGACTGATTTCAATAGGCTTATCTGGATGCTGTGAGCTGTACATGACGCATCTTCCCAAGGGTGCCGTCATCTCGACAGCCTGCTTAGCCACGGCACTGATTGGGGTCGTGTTAAAGACAGCCTCGGCACCGATTCCATTCAGATTTTTTATGTAATCAACCGGATTTGTTTTCATCGGGTTGATAGTATCATCACATCCCAGCGTCTTTGCCAGAGCACGACGTTCAGCATCCGGCTCACTCATGATAACGCGTGCACCCGACAGCTTGGCACAGAGTACATGCAGCATGCCCATGATACCTCCACCTAACACTGCAACATCATCTCCAAGTGCAATCTGTCCACGTTCAATTGAGTTCAGCACACAAGCCAGTGGTTCGCTGAACACTGCTGCTGTATCGGAGAGTGATTCTGGCAGCAGATACGCCTGTGATGGATCAATGTTCAAATACTCTCCAAGCCCTCCTGTCCCTGGTATTTCCATTTCCTTATCAAATGGTGCATTGATATCAACGCACAGATTTTCTTCTCCATGACGACAGAAATAACATTTTCCGCAAACCTGAATCAAACGGGCTGTCAGCTTTTTTCCAATCGGAAACTCACGCTCATTTACGCCTTCCCCAATAGCCGCAATGCTTCCTACAATTTCATGTCCGCCAACAAACGGCAGCGGCATTTTGGATTCCCGTGTAAATACACGCTGTTCCCAGGTACATAATGCACATGCTTTAATATGCATCAGTATTTTGCCCGGCTTTACATCAAGACGCCGAACCTCTTTCACCTCAACCTTATGATCATCTGTAATTGCTACTACCTTCATTTTCTCATTCATATGCTGTCCTCCATTCTTTTCCATCATATAATTCCTGATACATTGCTTTTAATTCAGCCGCAGAGAAGGTCTTTGGTGCACACTGCACATTGGCATCCTGCATAGCCTGCTTCACATAGGTATCAATTTTACACATATAGGCTTCACGGTCGATACCGGCTGCCCGTAGGGTAATCGGCATATTTATATTGTGATACATCTCCCATATCCTTGCTATCAGACGCTCCTGTTTTTCCATAGAGGTCCCACAGATTCCCAACTGATCAGCCACTTCCTCATACAAAGGCTGCGGCAGCAGATGACACATCGTATACGGCAGAATAAGCCCGGTCATCAGTCCATGCGGCTTTCTGAAATCACCGCCGGCCTGATCCATTCCATGTGCCATACCGGTAATGGAGTTATTGATACATGCACCTGCAATCGTTGCACTCAAATGAATATCACGACGTGCATTCAAATCACCATTGCAGGAAGCCTCCAGCTGTTTAATTATCTGCACGGCTGCCTGAACACTC comes from the Erysipelotrichaceae bacterium 66202529 genome and includes:
- a CDS encoding zinc-binding dehydrogenase, which encodes MNEKMKVVAITDDHKVEVKEVRRLDVKPGKILMHIKACALCTWEQRVFTRESKMPLPFVGGHEIVGSIAAIGEGVNEREFPIGKKLTARLIQVCGKCYFCRHGEENLCVDINAPFDKEMEIPGTGGLGEYLNIDPSQAYLLPESLSDTAAVFSEPLACVLNSIERGQIALGDDVAVLGGGIMGMLHVLCAKLSGARVIMSEPDAERRALAKTLGCDDTINPMKTNPVDYIKNLNGIGAEAVFNTTPISAVAKQAVEMTAPLGRCVMYSSQHPDKPIEISPNWLHSSETVITGAVSPSVRSFQRAVNMLSKGLIDPEKLVSGVYPCEQAQEAFEAAIRPDTFRIIITF
- a CDS encoding class II fructose-bisphosphate aldolase, translating into MLVSMAEILQRAKEGHYGVPALSAVDELSLRACVEAAEEMNAPLIMLCGWGHNKDMQYFGRMLHDFAIKASVPVAFILDHSATFEDAVKGIHAGFHTIMVDRSSLPYAENVAQVKELVKIAHAAGVGVEAELGHVGVGENYAVDGIAALTQPDEAVRYVEETGVDCLAVAIGSAHGVYKGKPKLRLDLLKELAEKVPVPLVLHGGSGTGDENLATACRLGISKVNVANDLFRGAYNKIQEVGMEGNNIYALMPMLQEGYKETAKHFIKILGCADKAWKAEQYVSSGLKQDLNEAK